One window of Flavobacterium dauae genomic DNA carries:
- a CDS encoding tyrosine-type recombinase/integrase: MEKFIKPYYDYLLKEKHFSLHTVNAYVNDVESFLNFTAKDISAVNEIVYQHIRNWIVSLSSQKMSNNSINRKIASLKSYFKFLYITKTISSYPLQAHKALRIKKVLQVPFSEDEMKKIERTDFDDDYFGLQNYVVIVLFYTLGIRKSELINLQLHDVDLNRLEIKVLGKRSKERIVPILTSVAAILTEFIDKRKLQFGDSYGKNIFLLKNSKNLNQTFVYRLINNYFRGVTSKGKKSPHVLRHTFATHMLNAGANLNTIKELLGHSSLSSTQIYTHTSLAELKKMYSKAHPRFNSEEDLL; the protein is encoded by the coding sequence ATGGAAAAATTTATAAAACCTTATTACGACTATCTTTTAAAAGAAAAACATTTTTCGCTGCATACCGTAAATGCGTATGTGAACGATGTAGAATCGTTTTTAAATTTTACTGCAAAAGATATTTCTGCTGTAAATGAGATCGTTTATCAGCACATCAGAAACTGGATTGTGTCATTATCATCGCAAAAAATGAGCAACAATTCTATAAATCGTAAAATAGCCTCGTTAAAAAGTTACTTTAAATTTTTATACATAACCAAAACAATAAGCAGTTATCCTTTACAAGCACATAAAGCATTGCGAATAAAAAAAGTGTTACAGGTACCTTTTTCTGAAGATGAAATGAAGAAGATAGAACGCACCGATTTTGACGATGATTATTTCGGGCTGCAAAACTACGTAGTCATTGTACTTTTTTATACGTTAGGAATCCGTAAAAGCGAATTGATTAATTTACAGTTGCACGATGTTGACTTAAATAGGTTAGAAATTAAAGTTTTGGGTAAAAGATCAAAAGAACGCATTGTGCCAATATTAACTTCGGTAGCAGCTATTTTAACGGAATTTATCGATAAGCGCAAGTTACAATTTGGTGATAGTTATGGCAAGAATATCTTTTTGTTAAAAAACAGTAAAAATTTAAACCAAACATTTGTATATCGTTTAATAAATAATTATTTTAGGGGTGTAACTTCTAAAGGGAAAAAAAGTCCGCATGTGTTACGCCATACATTTGCTACACATATGCTAAACGCAGGTGCTAATTTAAATACAATTAAAGAATTGCTGGGGCATTCAAGTTTATCGTCAACCCAGATTTATACGCACACCAGTTTGGCAGAGTTAAAAAAAATGTACAGTAAGGCACATCCGCGATTTAATTCTGAAGAAGATTTATTATGA
- the rpsU gene encoding 30S ribosomal protein S21: MLIIPIKDGENIDRALKRYKRKFDKTGTLRQLRSRKNFTKPSITKRAQLQKAQYVQGLRDAVEF; encoded by the coding sequence ATGTTGATCATTCCAATTAAAGACGGAGAAAATATTGATAGAGCGTTAAAACGTTACAAAAGAAAATTTGACAAAACAGGAACGTTACGTCAATTAAGATCTCGTAAAAACTTTACGAAACCTTCTATAACAAAACGTGCACAATTACAAAAAGCACAATACGTTCAAGGATTAAGAGATGCTGTAGAATTCTAG